In the Leptospira fainei serovar Hurstbridge str. BUT 6 genome, CAGCCTCATCAATCGCAGTCGTAGCTTGTTTTTTGGATTCTTCGGTTAGCGAAGGAAATGATTTCTCCTGTGCATCCAAGGCTTTCGCTCTTGCATATACCGCACTTTTCTTCGTTTCGCCTAAGTCCTCGTTAGAGGCTTTTTCGTGAGCTGCGAAAAGACTCTTGCGAGCCTCCTCGTATTCACCGGGCGCGTATTTTTCTGCACCGGATTCCTTGGCTCGAGTGATTGCTGACTTTGCTTCTGCAAGCTCTCTAACGGGGAGCTCGGCACCGCAAGCAACCAAAACGCCGAGGATCCCTAGTATGAATAGGAATCGGAAAGATGTAGCTCGAAAGGATTTCATTTGTTTTGCACCAGCCTGGAATCGGTTTTCTCTATCGTAGCTTATTTAAAAGCACCGACAGCGTCAGCTTCAGCTTCATTATCAAAAATCTCAAAGAAGGACGTAAGCTTAGTGAGCTCAAATACCTTTCGCACAGACCCCGCGACGTTAATGATTTTTAATCCTCCCTGATATTTCTTTAGGTTAGAGAGGCTGGAAATCAATGCGCCAATTCCGGATGAGTCGATGTAGGAGACTTTTTCCAAGTTGATGATTGTATAATATTTCTGCTCTTCGATGAGCTTAGCAATGACATCTTTTATTTCAGGGGCGTTATACAAATCGATTTCGCCATTAATGTCCAGAATTACGATGTTACCGCTTTCCCTTCTGGTGATTTCCATAAAAAATCAGCAACTCCTTATTATCTCTTTTTGAACCAACCTACTATAGGGGGGCCAAACTCTATATAGTCAACGAGAAATTTCCGGTCTTTCATACAAATTTTTCCATTTAGCGGAAAACTGATCAAATTTTCCTTCTTGGATGGATCGCCGAAGCTCAAACATAAACTTCTTCATAAAACTCAGATTATGGAACGTACTCAGAGAGAAAGCGGTCAGCTCTTTTACATGGTGAAGATGTCTCAAGTATCCGACACTGTATCTCTTACAGACTCTACATTCGCATTCGGAATCTAGAGGTTCGTCCGAAAACTTCCACTTCTCGTTTCTCAAGTTAATTTTTCCCTTCGAAGTGAATACTTGTCCGTTTCTCGCATTGCGTGTCGGTAGAACACAATCAAACATATCGACTCCATTCCTCACTCCATCCAGAATGTCCGGAACTGTACCGACTCCCATGAGATAAAGAGGTCGATTCCGATCCGAATAAGGAGCAATTCCTTCCAAAGTTCGAATGAAATCGGGTCGAGGCTCGCCCACCGAGAGACCGCCGAGCGCAATTCCGGAGAATGGAAGTCCGTTTAAGTAGGAAAGACTTTCCAAGCGGAGCTCCACGTTCGTGCCACCCTGGACAATTCCAAACAAATGTTGTCCGTTTTTATCCTTTTCCCAATGCTCCACCGCCGTTTCCGCCCAACGATGAGTCCGATCCAAGGATTCTTTGATTCGAGCGACACTCGCATCTCCGGGAGGACAATCGTCTAACACCATCATAATATCGGAACCGATCGTCCGTTGGATATCCACTACCTTCTCCGGGGTGAAGAAGTGGGCGCTACCGTCAATATGAGAGCGAAAGGCGACTCCATCCGCTTCGAATTTAAAAAGGGAATTTAGGCTAAAAACTTGAAAGCCGCCGCTATCGGTCAGTAAAGCCTTCTTGTAAGATATGAAATTCTTGAGCCCTCCGAAACGCTTCAGAACTTCTTCCCCCGGGCGTAAATACAAGTGGTATGTATTTCCGAGAATGAGCTCGAATCCGAGTTCGTCGATATCATCCGAATCTAGAGATTTAATCGCTCCTCTCGTTCCGACAGGCATGAATACGGGAGTCGGAATCTCCACGCCGTTTAAGGCGAGAGTCCCGGTGCGAGCAAAGGATTGTGGATCTCGAGTTTCTTCTCGAAAGATCATTTCTTCCGAGGGCAATTGGGATCTAAGCAACTTCCGTAGATATTCAAGCTATGTCCGGTGATTTTGAAACCGTTTCCGAGGGCAGCCTGCTCCTGGAGTTGCTCGATTCTTTCATCTACAAATTCTACGATTCGACCGCAATCCACACAAATAATATGATCATGGTGGGTATGGCCGATGATATGTTCGTAGTACTTATAATCCTGTCCAAAATTATGTTCTTGGAGAAGCTTTGCTTCCACCATAATCGATAGAATCCGATAAATGGTTGCCTTGGAAATTTTATCTCTCTGGTCTTTGAATTCTTCCAGGAGGCTTTCTGCGGTAAAATGGTTGTGCAGAGAGAAAATTCTCTCGGCAACCAGCATCCGTTGGTTGGTGATTTTTAATCCTTTCTTTTGAAGATAATCCGAAAAGGTTTTCATCTCCATACGAATGGATTCATCTACTGTCTTAAGAATTTCGGCTTCCTTATCCTTATTCATCTTTTATCAGATCATGTTCATCTAACAGTTCATTTCTGGGTCCGGGCGTGCGAGTCACTCCCGATTCTTTACCCGTATTAGATCAGATATCGAATATCGGGCAATCCAAAAATCAAAGGAGCGTGCCTCCGGTCGGAATTGTTGAAAAAAGAAAGGAAAAATGCCGGAATCTCCCGCTAGTTTTAGGAAACGGTTTTCTCGGAGATTTCCGGAGCCAATTCACTCGTCAATCTTTCCGGAAATCGAGTAGTACCAAGCCCTCTCTAATTCTTCGGAAATTCGGACGGAAAGAATCCTCAAAGCTCTAGTTTGGGCCTGCGATTCCGTTTCGATATAACCGACTTGGTCGGAATAAATCACCCTCGCGGGGATTT is a window encoding:
- a CDS encoding Fur family transcriptional regulator — encoded protein: MNKDKEAEILKTVDESIRMEMKTFSDYLQKKGLKITNQRMLVAERIFSLHNHFTAESLLEEFKDQRDKISKATIYRILSIMVEAKLLQEHNFGQDYKYYEHIIGHTHHDHIICVDCGRIVEFVDERIEQLQEQAALGNGFKITGHSLNIYGSCLDPNCPRKK
- a CDS encoding STAS domain-containing protein — its product is MEITRRESGNIVILDINGEIDLYNAPEIKDVIAKLIEEQKYYTIINLEKVSYIDSSGIGALISSLSNLKKYQGGLKIINVAGSVRKVFELTKLTSFFEIFDNEAEADAVGAFK
- the tgt gene encoding tRNA guanosine(34) transglycosylase Tgt gives rise to the protein MIFREETRDPQSFARTGTLALNGVEIPTPVFMPVGTRGAIKSLDSDDIDELGFELILGNTYHLYLRPGEEVLKRFGGLKNFISYKKALLTDSGGFQVFSLNSLFKFEADGVAFRSHIDGSAHFFTPEKVVDIQRTIGSDIMMVLDDCPPGDASVARIKESLDRTHRWAETAVEHWEKDKNGQHLFGIVQGGTNVELRLESLSYLNGLPFSGIALGGLSVGEPRPDFIRTLEGIAPYSDRNRPLYLMGVGTVPDILDGVRNGVDMFDCVLPTRNARNGQVFTSKGKINLRNEKWKFSDEPLDSECECRVCKRYSVGYLRHLHHVKELTAFSLSTFHNLSFMKKFMFELRRSIQEGKFDQFSAKWKNLYERPEISR